Proteins encoded in a region of the Microtus ochrogaster isolate Prairie Vole_2 chromosome 19, MicOch1.0, whole genome shotgun sequence genome:
- the Basp1 gene encoding brain acid soluble protein 1, translating to MGGKLSKKKKGYNVNDEKAKDKDKKAEGAGTEEEGTAKESEPQAAADAAEVKESAEEKPKDAADGEAKAEEKEGDKAAAAKEEAPKAEPEKSEGAAEEQQPEPAPAPEQEAAAPGPAAGGEVPKAGDTAGAESTGAAEEEGEAKKTEAPAGGPEAKSDAAPASDSKPSSADGAPSSKETAAASEAPSSTAKATAPAAPPAATTEPQAEAPAAPAASSEQSVAVKE from the coding sequence ATGGGAGGCAAGCTGAGCAAGAAGAAGAAGGGCTACAATGTGAACGACGAGAAAGCCAAGGACAAAGACAAGAAGGCTGAAGGCGCCGGCACCGAGGAGGAGGGGACCGCGAAGGAGAGCGAGCCCCAGGCGGCCGCCGACGCCGCCGAGGTCAAAGAGAGCGCGGAGGAGAAGCCCAAGGACGCGGCGGACGGCGAGGCCAAGGCGGAGGAGAAGGAGGGCGACAAGGCGGCGGCGGCCAAGGAGGAGGCGCCCAAGGCCGAGCCCGAGAAGAGCGAGGGCGCCGCGGAGGAGCAGCAGCCCGAGCCCGCGCCGGCGCCCGAGCAGGAGGCGGCCGCGCCCGGGCCCGCTGCGGGCGGCGAGGTCCCCAAGGCCGGCGACACCGCGGGCGCGGAGAGCACGGGCGCGGCCGAGGAGGAGGGCGAGGCCAAAAAGACTGAGGCTCCCGCCGGCGGCCCCGAGGCGAAAAGCGACGCGGCCCCGGCTTCAGACTCTAAACCTAGCAGCGCCGACGGCGCGCCCTCGTCCAAGGAGACGGCCGCGGCCTCGGAGGCGCCCAGTTCCACGGCCAAGGCCACTGCGCCCGCCGCGCCCCCAGCCGCCACCACCGAGCCGCAGGCCGAGGCCCCCGCCGCCCCCGCCGCCAGCTCTGAGCAAAGCGTGGCCGTCAAAGAGTAA